In Sphaerisporangium krabiense, the DNA window CGCCCGCGCAGTACACCAGGTGCTCGCCGTCGTAGGGCGGGTCGGCCGGGAAGCCGAACCCGTACGCGCGCAGGCCGCGCGGCCGGTTGAACCCGATGTCCTGGCCGCCGACCACCTCGGTCAGGTGGCCGCGCGCCGAGGGGTTCACCACCACCATGGCCAGGTCGTGGCTGTCGTCGCCGCGCCGTGACCAGCGCTCGGGCACCAGCACGCGCCGGGCCGTGAACGCCCCGTACGGCCGCCGCCCCGCGTCGTAGCCCGGCACGAACGTCCAGTTCTCCGCCCAGGCGCCCGCGCCGTCCTTCGCGCAGTGCCCGGCCGTGACCACCACGTCCATGTTGTGGCTGCGCACCGCGCCCGCCGAGCAGACGAAGTCGACGCCGCGCATGGTCAGGAAGACCCGGCCGACGGTGCGCGTCACCGCGCCGCCCGCCGCCCAGCGCGCCCCGGTGGTGCCCACCCGCGCCCCGCTCGCGCGGCGCCGGGCGGGAGGCCCTGCCGCGCCCGGCCAGGGCGGGACGGGCAGCCGGACGGGCGTGGCGGACGCCGGCGGCGGGACCGCGCCGGAGGCCAGGGCGCCGAGCGCGGACATCTGGCCGAGCAGGTCGGCGGGCAGGGCGCGCGCCATGCGCCGGTGGGTCCAGTAGCCGAGCACGCGCCGCCGCTCGCTCCGGGTGCGCGCGGCGGCGTGGGCGATGACGCCCGCGGGCCCGGGCCGGGTCACCGGGGCGGAGGCGGGGAGGGGACGGGCCGGGCCGCGGGACGGGGCGCCCAGGAGCCCGGCCAGCAGGGAGAGGGCGGCGACCAGGGGGAGGATCGGCGTCATGGCTCCCGAGTGTGAACGACGCTGCGTGCCCTCGCGGATACTTTCGGTAAATCAGGTGGCGTTCTCGTTCTGGGCCGCCGTGTAGACCGCCTGGGCCTCCTGGCCGAAGTACGGCCCGAACATCCAGTACGGGGCGAAGTTGTACTTGAAGCTGTTCACCGAGTTCAGCGAGCCCGTCCCGGTGCGCGCGTCGAAGCCGGTGAACCAGCCGCCGCCGCTGGAGCCCCCGGTCATGTCGCAGGACAGTCCCTGGTCGGTGGAGACCAGGTAGTCGTCGAACACCCGGCCGGAGCAGTAGATCAGCCGGGACCCGTTGTACGGGCTCGCGGCCGGGTAGCCGAAGGCGTGCATCTGGCGGCCCCGCGGCTGGTTGAACGCCACCGCGGCCCCGCCGACCACGTCGGTGAGGCGCTGCCCGTTCAGGGGCGCGACGACGGCGGCGGCCACGTCGAAGTTCATGTCCTCGCCGGAGCTCCACTGCGGGGTGGTGAGCAGGTCGGTGGCCACCCACGTCCCGTACGGGCGGGCGCCGTTGTCGTAGCCGGGGACGAACACCCAGTTGGTGTGGAAGGCGCCGCCGAGCTTCACGCAGTGCCCCGCGGTGATGACGACGCTCTTGTTCGCGCTGCTGACGGCGGTGCCCGAGCAGGAGGCGCCGCGGCCCTGGTAGGTGAAGAAGACCCTGCCCTCGGCCTTGGTGATCGCGCCGCCCCACGTCCACGGCAGGCCGGAGGAGCGGAAGGGCGGGGGCGTGACCGGCGTGGGGGAGGGGGACCCCGAGGGCGACGGCGTCGCGGAGGAAGAGGGAGAGGGAGTGGGGGTGGGCGCGTCGGACGGCTCGGCCGCCGCGCGGCTCACCCCGGTCGGGCCGCCGGGCGCGACGGTCGTCCTGCCGCCACGGGTGCGGACCAGGTCCAGCGGCCTGGCCGCGGCCATCTTCGCCGGGGTCCAGTACCGCTTGACGCCGCGCTGCTCGCCGGAGGTGTCCGCCGCGTCGTGGACGATGGGCCGGGGAGCGCGCGCCGGCGCGGGCGGCTTGGCGGCGTCCGCGGCGGGGGCGGTGAGCACGATGCCCGCGGCGGCGAGGGGCGCCAGGGCGAGTACGGGGACGAGACGTCGTGCGGTGCGGTGCATGCGGGGGTCCTCCTGAGGGGCGTGCGCCGGGCGGAGGGCGCGCCCGCGGGGGGAACGCGCGGCGCGTCCCGCCGTGCCCGGCTCGTGCTGTCGGTGCCGTGTCTGACGCGCGACCGTAGTGCGACAGATCGCCGCATTTCTCGTGATTCGCCGAGACGGGTATGGCGGGATTCGGGCATTGAGCTGCTGCTTTCCCACCCGTCGCTGTGGTGTCACGCGGGTCGGCCGTGGGCGGGGACCGGCCCCGCGATAATGGAGGGCATGCAGACGTCACTCGCCGTCCCCGCCGGCATCGGGGCGGCCGCGCCAGAGCCGCGCGAGCCCCGGTCGATCGTCGTGCTCGGCTCGACGGGCTCGGTGGGCACCCAGGCGCTGGACGTCATCGCCCGCGAGCCCGGCCGTTTCCGCGTCGCCGGGCTGGTCGCGGGCGGCGGCCAGGCCGACCTGCTCGCGCGCCAGGTCGAGCGGTTCGCGCCCGAGGTCGTCGCGGTCGCCGACGAACGCGCCGTCCCCGCCCTGCGCGAGGCGGTGGGGAACGTCCCGGTGCTCGCCGGTCCCGAGGGCGTCGCCGAGGTCGCCGCCTGGCCGTGCGACATCGTGCTGAACGGCATCACCGGCGCGGTGGGGCTCACCTCCACGCTGGCGGCGCTGTCGGCGGGGCGGGTGCTCGCGCTGGCCAACAAGGAGTCGCTGATCATCGGAGGGCCGCTGGTCAAGCGCGCCGCCGGGCCGGGACGCATCCTGCCCGTGGACTCCGAGCACTCGGCGATCGCCCAGTGCCTGTGGGCCGCCGGGCCGGAGGGCCACGACCCCGCGGCGGTGCGGCGGCTGGTCGTCACGGCCAGCGGCGGCCCGTTCCGGGGCCGGTCCCGCGCCGACCTGCGGGACGTCACGCCCGAGCAGGCCCTCAAGCACCCCACCTGGGACATGGGCCCCGTCATCACGCTGAACTCCGCCACGCTGGTCAACAAGGGGCTGGAGGTCATCGAGGCGAACCTGCTGTTCGACATCCCCTTCGACCGCATCACCGTCGTGGTCCACCCGCAGTCCGTGATCCACTCGATGGTGGAGTTCGTCGACGGCTCGACGATCGCGCAGGCCAGCCCGCCCGACATGCGGCTGCCCATCTCCCTCACGCTCGGCTGGCCCGCCCGCGTCCCCGGTGCCGCGCGACCCGTCGACTGGACCAAGGCCCACACCTGGACCTTCGAGCCGCTGGACGACGAGGCGTTCCCCGCCGTGGCGCTGGCCCGGCACGTCGGCGTCCTCGGGGGCACGGCGCCGGCCGTCTACAACGCGGCCAACGAGGTCTGCGTGGACGCCTTCCTGGCCGGACGGCTGCCGTTCCCGGGCATCGTCGACACGATCGAGGCGGTCGTCGGCGCGCACACCGTGTCCCCGGCCGGCTCGGTCGAGGAGGTCCTGGCCGCCGACTCCTGGGCCCGCGCGCGGGCGCGCGAGCTGACGGGGGTTTAGGCCCGCCCGGGTGTGAGATCGGCCATAGGGCCGTGGCGCCCGCGGCGGGCGCGCCAAGGTGGGACGCCGCACGTGTATGCCGACCAAGGCCGCTTAATGGGTATCTCTGTGTCCGTAACCCTGAGGTGCGCGGGGTTACCTAGACTGGATCCGTCTGAGCGCGCTGCCGAACCGACCAAGGTGCTGGAACATATGACATCTGTTGATCTGGGCATTCCCTCCGTGCGGAGCAAGCCGATCGCCGAGCGGCGGGTGTCTCGGCGGATCATGGTGGGGTCCGTGCCGGTCGGCGGCGACGCCCCGGTTTCGGTGCAGTCCATGACCACCACGCTGACCGCCGACATCAACGCCACGCTGCAGCAGATCGCCGAGCTCACCGCCGCGGGCTGCCAGATCGTCCGCGTGGCCGTGCCCTCGCAGGACGACGCCGACGCGCTGCCCGCCATCGCGCGCAAGTCGCAGATCCCCGTGATCGCCGACATCCACTTCCAGCCCAAGTACGTCTTCGCCGCGATCGACGCCGGCTGCGCGGCCGTCCGCGTGAACCCCGGCAACATCAAGAAGTTCGACGACAAGGTCGGCGAGATCGCCAAGGCCGCCGCCGACGCCGGCGTCTCCATCCGCATCGGCGTGAACGCCGGCTCGCTCGACCCGCGCCTGCTGGCCAAGTACGGCAAGGCGACGCCCGAGGCGCTGGTGGAGTCCGCGCTGTGGGAGTGCTCGCTGTTCGAGGAGCACGGGTTCCGCGACCTGAAGATCTCCGTCAAGCACCACGACCCGGTCGTGATGATCCAGGCATACCGCCTGCTCGCCGCCAAGTGCGACTACCCCCTGCACCTCGGCGTCACCGAGGCGGGCCCCGCCTTCCAGGGCACGATCAAGTCGGCCGTGGCGTTCGGCGCGCTGCTCGCCGAGGGCATCGGCGACACCATCCGCGTCTCCCTGTCGGCCCCTCCCGTCGAGGAGGTCAAGGTCGGCATCGGCATCCTCGAGTCGCTCAACCTGCGCGAGCGCGGACTCGAGATCGTCTCCTGCCCCTCCTGCGGGCGCGCCCAGGTCGACGTGTACACCCTGGCCGAGCAGGTCCACGCCGGGCTCGACGGGCTGAAGGTCCCGCTGCGGGTCGCGGTCATGGGCTGCGTCGTCAACGGCCCCGGCGAGGCCCGCGAGGCCGACCTCGGGGTGGCCTCCGGCAACGGCAAGGGCCAGATCTTCGTCAAGGGCGAGGTCGTCAAGACCGTGCCGGAGTCCCAGATCGTCGAGACCCTCATCGAGGAGGCTCTGCGCCTGGCGGAGGAGATGGGCGTCGAGGTCGACCTGGAGGACGAGGACGCCCCGGGCCCGCAGGTCGTCGTGGGCTGACCCGCGCCCGTTCGTGGCCCCGCCGCAGGTCGGCGGGGCCAGACCCTTCCTGGCCCCCGCTCGGTGGGTGTATCCAGGAAGGGTGCGGCTCCGCAGGCGGGAGACGGGCGCCCGCCGGGTCTGGCAGTCCGGTCAGGCCGTGGTGGCGGTCTCGCTCGCGCTGATCGCGATGATCACGATCGCCGACCTCATCACCCCGGCGACCATCCAGTTCAGCCCTTTTCTGATCGTCGCGCCCGCGGTCGCCGCCTCCGCCGCCGGCCCCGGGCGCACCGCGCTGATCGCCGCCGTCGCCGTCGCCGACCTGATCCTGCTCGACGTCCGCTCCTCCCTCCTCGGCATGCCGGCCGCGCGGGCGCAGTTCGCGGCGCTCGTGCTGGTCTCGACGTTCCTCGTGGTGTTCGCCGCCGTGCGCGAGCGACACAAGGAGGAACTGGTGCGCGTCCGCTCGATCGCCGAGGCCGCGCAGCAGGCGCTGCTCCGCCCGCTCCCCGCGCGGCTCGGGCCGCTGCGGGTCGCCTCGGCGTACCTGGCCGCCGAGCGGGAGGCGCAGATCGGCGGCGACCTGTACGCCGCCGCGCCCGCGAACGCCGGGGCGCGGCTGCTGATCGGCGACGTCCGGGGCAAGGGGTTGCCCTCGGTGTCGGACGCGGCGCTGCTGCTCGGCGCGTTCCGCGAGGCGGCCCGCCGCCACGCGGCCCTGCCGGAGGTGGCCCGCCACCTGGACGAGAGCGTCCGCGTCGACCTGGAGGAGAACTCCGAGCACTCCGGGGAGGTCTCGGAGAACTTCATCACCGCGGCCGTCCTGGAGGTGCCGGGGGACCGGCAGGTGCTCCACCTGATCGACTGCGGGCATCCTCCGCCCCTGCTGGTCCGCGACGGCCGGGTCTCCACCCTGCACGTGGCCGCCCCCTCGCCGCCGCTCGGCCTCGGGGAGCTGGGGGACGGCGCCTACCGGGTCGCGACGTTCGACTTCCGGCCGGGCGACACCCTCCTGCTCTACACCGACGGCGTCGTGGAGGCCCGATGCCCGTCGGGAAGTTTCTATCCGCTGGAGGAACGCCTCGGCTCCTGGCCCGGCGACGGCCCCGAGGCCCTGATCGCGCACGTGCGCGCCGACCTGCTCGCCCACGTCGGCGGACGGCTGGAGGACGACGCCGCCATGGTCGCCATCCGCCGCCTGTGAACCGGCGCCCGCGCCGGGAACCCGTCGATAGTGACTGCCGAAGGTAATCACATGACTACGGAATGGTAAACATTGCTCGTCCGGGCGCTTGCCCGACCGCACCATCCGGCAGCATCGCCTCTGGTCCCAGCAGGCGGAGGAGAGTGACGGGTGAGACGGGTTCTCGGAGTGGTCGCGAGCGCGGCGGTGCCGATCGCGCTGGTCGCCGGCCTCACGACCGGGGCACGGGACGCGGCCGCCGCGCCCCGCGACACGGTGCAGTGGGGGGCGTGCCCCGGGCCGAAGACGGCCGCGAAGGTCGAGTGCGGCACCGTCAGGGTCCCTCTCGACCACGCCAAGCCCGACGGCCCGGCCATCTCCCTGGCCCTCAACCGCGTCAGGGGCTCGGCCTCGCACGACCAGAACGGCGAAGGGGTGCTGCTGGTCAACCCGGGCGGCCCCGGAGCCTCCGGCATCACGCTCGCCCGGTACGTCGCGGCCGCGCTGCCCAGGGACGTCGCCGCCCGCTACGACGTGATCGGCTTCGACCCGCGCGGCGTCGGGGCCAGCGAGCCCGCCCTGAGCTGCGTGGACCCGAGGAAGCACTTCGCCGCCCCGCGCCTCGACCAGGTGCCGGGCGACCGCGCCGCCGAGGCGGCCCTGCTGGCCAAGGCGCAGGAGTACGCGCAGGCGTGCGCCACGCGCTGGCCGTTGGTGCTGCCGCACATGGCCACCGAGAACTCGGCCCGCGACATGGACGCGATCCGCCAGGCGCTCGGCGAGCAGAAGATCAGCTACCTCGGCTACTCCTACGGCACCTACCTCGGCGCGGTCTACGCCACCCTGTTCCCGAGCCGGGTCAGGCGGCTCGTACTGGACAGCGTGGTCGACCCCGAGGGGGTGTGGTACGACGCGAACATCGCCCAGGACTACGCCTTCGACCGGCGCCACCACGACTTCCTCGCCTGGGTGGCCCGCCACCACGACGTCTACCGCCTCGGCCGCACCGAGTCCGACGTCGCCGCCGCCTACGCCGGCATGCGCCGTGGCCTCGCCGCGAGGCCGTCCGGCCCGATCGGCCCGAGCGAGCTGGACGACATCTTCACCGTCGGCGGTTACACCGACCTCGTGTGGCCGCAGCTCGCCGGCGCGTTCGCCGCCTACGTCCGCAAGGGGCAGGGCGACCTGCTGGTCAGCGCCTACCGCCAGCACGTCGACCACGACGCCGCCGCGGAGAACAACTACGCCGTGTACCTGGCGGTGCAGTGCCGCGACGCCGACTGGCCGCGCGACTGGGGCCGCTGGGTGGCGGACACCGTCAAGGTCAACGCCAAGGCGCCGTTCATGGCCTGGCAGAACGCCTGGTACAACGCGCCGTGCGCCTTCTGGCCGGTGAAGGGCGGGCCGCCGCTCCGCGTCGGCGGGTCCGCCGGCCTGCCGCCGATCCTGCTGGTGCAGTCCCGCTACGACGCCGCCACCCCGTACGCGGGGGCGCTGCGGGTGCGCGCCCGGTTCCCGAGCGCCCGGCTGCTGCGGGAGGGCGGCGGCAACCACGGGGTGTCCTTCGGCGGCAACCCCTGCGTCGACCGCCACCTGGCCGCCTACCTGCGCGACGGCAGCCTCCCCGGCGGCGCGGACCGGCACGCGGGGCGCCGCCCCGACGCCACGTGCGCCGCGGGACCCGAGCCGAAACCGCTCCCGCCGCCGACCCGCGGGCACGGACACCTGCGGCTCAGAAAGGTGATCGCGGCTCCGTAGGGCCGGTTCGTTCCAAAATCGGCCCGGTCGCGTAGGCTAAGCCCGTGATGCTGCGAACATCGGCGTCGCGCGTGCTCGACGACCAGGACCGCGACGAGGTGCTCACGATCCTCGACGCCGATCCGGTGGCCAACGTCTTCGTCGCCTCCCGGGTACGGTCCGTCGGGCTCAGCCCGGCGCGCCTCGGCGGGCAGATGTGGGGCTTCGGCCCCCGTGGCGGGATGACCGCCCTCTGCTACTCGGGGGCCAACCTGGTCCCGGTCAACGCCGGTCCCGAAGCCGTCCAGGCGTTCGCCGACCGCGCGCGCAGGCAGGGCCGCCGGTGCTCGTCGATCGTGGGTCCCGCGGACGCCGTCGAGAAGATCTGGGAGCGCCTGGAGCCGTACTGGGGGCCCGCGCGGGCGATCCGCTGGGCCCAGCCGGTCATGGCCACCTCCGCGCCGTCGCCGGTGCCGCCCGATCCGCTCGTCCGCCAGGTGCGCCCCGAGGAGTTCGCCACGCTGCTTCCCGCGTGCGTGGCGATGTTCACCGAGGAGGTCGGCATCTCACCCGACCTCGGGGACGGCGGCGCGCTGTACCGCTCGCGGGTGGCCGAGCTGATCCGCATCGGCCGCTCCTTCGCCCGCATCGAGGACGGTCTCGTCGTCTTCAAGGCCGAGGTGGGGGCGGTGACGCCGCAGGTCTGCCAGATCCAGGGCGTGTGGGTCCACCCGGACCGGCGCGGCCGGGGGCACGCCGTGGCGGGCATGGCCGCGGTCGTGGAGCAGACGCTGCGGCACTTCGCGCCCGTGGTGTCGCTGTACGTCAACGACTTCAACGTGGCCGCGCGGGCCGCGTACCGCAGGGTGGGCTTCAAAGAGGTGGACACCTTCATGTCCGTCCTCTTCTGACCTCTGCTGGCTGGTTCTGCCGGGGGTTCGCCGCCACCGCGCGGGTTCCGCGGCGCCGGTACTCTTGGCGGGTGCTCGAACTGGTGACCGCGACGCGGTACGTGACCCCGCTGCGGGAGGGCGGGTCGCTGCCGGGCGTCGTCGAGGCGGACGATCTCGGCACCTACGTCGTGAAGTTCCGCGGCGCCGGCCAGGGGCGGCGGGTGCTCGTCGCCGAGATCATCTGCGCGGAGCTGGCGCGGCGGTTCGGCCTGCGCACCCCCGACCTCCGGATCGTGGACCTGGACCCGCGGATCGGCGCGCGTGAGCCCGACCCGGAGATCCAGGAACTGCTCAAGGCCAGCGAGGGCCACAACCTCGGCGTCGACTTCCTGCCCGGCGCGCTCGGCTTCGACCCCCTGGCCTGGTCGCCCGACCGTGCCTTCGCCTCCCGGCTGCTGTGGTTCGACGCGCTGATCCACAACGTGGACCGGAGCTGGCGTAACCCCAACCTGCTGGTCTGGCACGGTGACACCTGGCTGATCGACCACGGCGCGGCGCTGTGGTTCCACCACAACTGGCGCACCGCCGACCCGCAGCGTCCCTTCGACGCCCGCGACCACATCATGGCGCCGTACGCCGAGCGCATCGAGGAGGCCGACGCCGAGCTGCCGGGCCTGGTCACCGAGGACGTGCTGCGCGAGGTGACCGCGCTCGTCCCCGACGAGTGGCTGGAGGACGAGCCCGGCTTCGCCGGCCCCGCGGCCGTGCGTGACGCCTACATCGAGCACCTTCTCGCCCGTGCCCACGGCCCGCGCGCCTGGCTGCCGGAGGTCGCGCGATGAGCGGCGCGCCCGAGGTCTACGAGTACGCGGTGATCCGGGTGGTGCCCTGCCTGGTGCGCGGCGAGCTGATCAACGCCGGGGTGATCCTGTACTGCCAGCCCCGCGACTACCTGTGCGCGCGCACCGAGCTGGACGAGCCGCGGCTGCGCGCCATCGACGAGGACGCCGACGCCGCGCAGGTCCGCCTGGCGCTGCTGGCCTACGAGCGGGCCTGCGCGGGGGAGTCCGAGTCGTTGCGCGCCCAGTCCCTGGGCAGCAGGTTCCGGTGGCTGACCGCGCCGCGCAGCACGATCGTGCAGGCCGGCCCCGTGCACGCCGGGCTCACCCGCGACCCCGCCGCCGCGCTGGAGGGCCTGATGGACCGTCTGGTGCGCAGGCCCTAAGCTGGCCGAAGATCCGTCCCCGGCCCATCGCCTGGCCCGGCGCGGCGCGCCACGGCCCGTGAAGGAGAGGAACGGCCTCATGCGGCTCGGCGTCACCATGTTCGCCACCGACAGGTCCATGCCGATCACCGATCTGGCCCGCGCGGCCGAGGAACGCGGCCTCGTCTCGCTGTGGGTTCCCGAGCACACCCATATCCCCGTCTCGCGCCGGACGCCGCACCCCTCGGGGCAGCCGCTGCCCGAGATGTACAAGCGCACCCTCGACCCGCTGGTCGCCCTGTCCTACGCCGCCGCCGTGACCGAGCGCCTCACCGTCGGCACCGGCATCATGCTCCTCGCCCAGCGCGACCCCATCGCCACGGCCAAGGCCGTGGCCACGCTCGACCTGCTGTCCGGCGGCCGGTTCGCGCTCGGCGTCGGCTTCGGGTGGAACGCCGAGGAGATGGAGACCCACCACGTGCCCTACGACCGGCGCCGCGAGGTCGTCCGCGAGCACGTCCTGGCGATGAAGGGGCTGTGGACCGAGGAGGCCGCGGGGTTCGCGGGCGAGCACGTCGCGTTCGAGCCGTCGTGGTCGTGGCCCAAGCCCGCGCGCGTGCCCCCGGTGTACCTCGGCGGCGGCGCGGGGCCGAAGATGTTCGCGCACATCGCCGAGTACGCCGACGGGTGGCTGCCCCTGGGCGGCGGCGGGCTCAGGGACGCGCTGCCCGCGCTGCGCGAGGCGGCGGAGAGGGCCGGGCGCGACCCGGCGACGATCGAGGTCATCCCCTTCGGCGTGGACCCCGACCGGGGCAAGCTGGAGCACCTCGCCGGGCTCGGCGTCGGCCACGTCGTGTGCTCCGTGCCGAGCGGTCCCGCCGACGCCGTGCTGCCCGTCCTGGACGCCTACGCGTCGCTGCTCTGAGCCCGGTTCCGGTCCGGCACCCACCACACCCGGCCCCCGGCGATCTCCTGGTACACGTCCAGCAGGTCCTCGCCGGAGGTCACGCTGCGCGACTCGGCGGCGGCCCAGGTGTAGACGCCGCGCGCCATGATCGAGGTCTCCTGCCGCGCGCGCAGCGTGTAGACCCGGGCCCTGATCTCGTGCAGCTTGTGGTCGCCGGGGCCGGCCTGCACGGCCAGCTCGGCGAGCTGGCAGGCGAGCCGCGGGTCCCCTTCCGCCGCGGCGGTCGCCGCGCGGGCCGCGAGCGCGGGCGCGCCGCCGGCCAGGTCCGCCAGCGCGCGGGCCAGCACCTCGTCGGGCGCGGGCTTGAGGTGGGCGGGGTTGCCGTCGTGCCAGCCGCCGTACAGCCGCCAGACGTTGCGCACGACGAACTCCGGCTCGTCGTGGTAGGGCCGCAGGAACGGCCTGCGGGCCAGCGCCTCGGGAGGCCGCACGGCGTGGACGATCTCGTCCAGGCGCGCCCCGGCGTTCATGAGCTCCAGGGTGCGCTCGACCAGGTGGTCCAGGTAGTCGGCCGTCTCGGTGAGCGCCTGGCGCACCCGCGCGGCCCCGGCGACGGGCAGGCCGTGGCCGGGCAGCAGCACCTCCGCGCCCAGGGCCGCCATCGCGCGCAGCGCGACCGCCCACTCGTCCGGGTAGCGCTGGGCCTTCTGCGGGTTGCCCGCGTTCGGCGTCACCCAGGCGAACAGGTCGCCGGTCAGCAGCACGCCGCGCTCGGGCAGGAACGCCCAGGTCGCGTCGTCGGTCTCGCCGCGCGCGTGCCGCATCTCGAAGGTCACCTCGCCCAGCGAGACGTTGATCTCGTCGCGGTAGGTGAGGTCGGGCTGCCGGTAGGAGGCCGGCCAGGTCAGCCGGGAGAAGCCGTACTGCCGCTGGTTGACCATCGTGTTGTAGCCGGCGGTCCTGGCGTAGCGGGCGAACCGGCGGGTGACGGCCTCGTGCGCGATCACGACCGGCCGGGGGCCGTCCTCCGCCTCGAACGGGCCGAGGCCCGCGACGTGGTCGAGGTGACCGTGGGAGAAGACCGCGTAGCGGACCGGCTCGTCCGACCAGGCCCGCATGGCCGCGTGCATGGCCGGCGCGTCCACGTCGTTGCCGGTGTCGAACAGAGCCAGGCCGCCATCGCCCCTGATGCCGTAGACGTTGCCGAAGGCGGGCCACATCACCACGCCCTCGGCGACCTCCTGCGCCCCCCTCGAGCGCAGGTCCCCCAGCGGCACCTCTCCGGGCGTCACCGCCCCTCGCCAGACGCTGTCGGCGTGGTCGAGGATCGGTGACGTCATGCGCCCAGCCTCGCCCGGAGCCCCGCGCCGTCGCAGTAGGGAGTTCCCTACACCTCCCGCCCTCGTCTGACACGGGCGCACGCGCGCCGCGCGGGACGCGTGTCAGATGTCGCCGCGCTCGTAGGCGAGCGCCAGCTCGACGCGGGAGCGCAGCCCCGTCTTGGCGTACACGCGCGACAGGTAGACCTCCACGGTCTTGCGGCTGTAGTGCAGCTCCTCGGCGATCCGCGGGTTGGACAGCCCGCCCGCGACCAGCTCCGCCACGCGGCGCTCCGCGGTGGTGAGCACGGCCGAGGGCGCGGGGGCCAGGCCCGCCTCGCGCAGGCGGTGGGCGGCGCGGTCGCGCCAGGGCGCGGCGCCGAGCTCGCCGAAGACGGCGTGCGCGCGGACGAGCTGGCGGGCGTCCCCGAGGACGCCGAGGACCAGCCGGGCGTGCGCCTCCTCGAACTTCAGCCCGTCGGCCCGCGCGGTCTCCAGCGCGGCCCCGGCCCGTTCGGCGTCCTGGAAGGCGGCCGCGGTGGCGAGCAGCGCCGTCAGCCGGGCCCGCGGCGTGCCGCCGTGCGCCATCTCGTCCAGCGCGAGCGCGGCGGCGCGGGCGCCGTCGGCGTCGCCTGTGATGATGAGCATGGCGGTGCGGAAGCCGAGCGCCCGGTGGGCGACGTCGGTAGGGCCGGTGCGCACGGCCTCGTCCACCAGCCGCAGCGCCGACGCGCGGTCGCCCACGCCGAACGCCCGCCTGGCGGCGAACAGGGCGCGCAGCGACACCTGGAGGACGCAGGTGAGCGGCGGGCCGGCGAGCAGCGGCTCGGCCTCGTCGTAACGCCCCTGGTCGAGCAGGATGTCCAGCTCGATGTTGCGCAGCAGCGCCGCGTTCTCGCGCAGCCCGGCCTCGGTCAGCGCGACGGCGTCGGAGCGCAGGTCGCGCAGCGCCCGCTCCCACTCGCCGCCGAGCCTGCGCACCACGGCCAGCGTGCGCACGTGCTGTCCGGCGATGTCGTGCCAGCCGAGCCCCCGGTAGATCTGCTCCGCCTCGGCGAGCAGGCCGAGCGTGCGGGTGCGGAGCCCGGCGCTGGCCATGATGTGCGCCGCGGACTCCAGCGCGGCCAGCCGGGCTCCGGGCGGCAGCGCCGCGGACGCGGACAGCAGGGCGCCCAGCGCGCGCTCGGCCTCGGCCCAGTCGCCCTTGATCAGAGAGTCGCCCGCCAGGGCGCTGAGCGTGATGACCAGGTCCTCGGGCGGGCAGGTGGGCAGCGCCGCCCACGCCTCGCGGACCAGCGCGCCGCAGTCCTCGCCGAGCTGGGTGCGCACCACCGCC includes these proteins:
- a CDS encoding trypsin-like serine peptidase, with the translated sequence MTPILPLVAALSLLAGLLGAPSRGPARPLPASAPVTRPGPAGVIAHAAARTRSERRRVLGYWTHRRMARALPADLLGQMSALGALASGAVPPPASATPVRLPVPPWPGAAGPPARRRASGARVGTTGARWAAGGAVTRTVGRVFLTMRGVDFVCSAGAVRSHNMDVVVTAGHCAKDGAGAWAENWTFVPGYDAGRRPYGAFTARRVLVPERWSRRGDDSHDLAMVVVNPSARGHLTEVVGGQDIGFNRPRGLRAYGFGFPADPPYDGEHLVYCAGAPHGDPHDQTSDQGMRCDLTAGSSGGPWLSAFDPATGQGVITSVSSFKYSDDPGTMYGPYFGDEARRLFETAERA
- a CDS encoding PP2C family protein-serine/threonine phosphatase; this encodes MRLRRRETGARRVWQSGQAVVAVSLALIAMITIADLITPATIQFSPFLIVAPAVAASAAGPGRTALIAAVAVADLILLDVRSSLLGMPAARAQFAALVLVSTFLVVFAAVRERHKEELVRVRSIAEAAQQALLRPLPARLGPLRVASAYLAAEREAQIGGDLYAAAPANAGARLLIGDVRGKGLPSVSDAALLLGAFREAARRHAALPEVARHLDESVRVDLEENSEHSGEVSENFITAAVLEVPGDRQVLHLIDCGHPPPLLVRDGRVSTLHVAAPSPPLGLGELGDGAYRVATFDFRPGDTLLLYTDGVVEARCPSGSFYPLEERLGSWPGDGPEALIAHVRADLLAHVGGRLEDDAAMVAIRRL
- the dxr gene encoding 1-deoxy-D-xylulose-5-phosphate reductoisomerase, whose amino-acid sequence is MQTSLAVPAGIGAAAPEPREPRSIVVLGSTGSVGTQALDVIAREPGRFRVAGLVAGGGQADLLARQVERFAPEVVAVADERAVPALREAVGNVPVLAGPEGVAEVAAWPCDIVLNGITGAVGLTSTLAALSAGRVLALANKESLIIGGPLVKRAAGPGRILPVDSEHSAIAQCLWAAGPEGHDPAAVRRLVVTASGGPFRGRSRADLRDVTPEQALKHPTWDMGPVITLNSATLVNKGLEVIEANLLFDIPFDRITVVVHPQSVIHSMVEFVDGSTIAQASPPDMRLPISLTLGWPARVPGAARPVDWTKAHTWTFEPLDDEAFPAVALARHVGVLGGTAPAVYNAANEVCVDAFLAGRLPFPGIVDTIEAVVGAHTVSPAGSVEEVLAADSWARARARELTGV
- a CDS encoding trypsin-like serine peptidase, with protein sequence MHRTARRLVPVLALAPLAAAGIVLTAPAADAAKPPAPARAPRPIVHDAADTSGEQRGVKRYWTPAKMAAARPLDLVRTRGGRTTVAPGGPTGVSRAAAEPSDAPTPTPSPSSSATPSPSGSPSPTPVTPPPFRSSGLPWTWGGAITKAEGRVFFTYQGRGASCSGTAVSSANKSVVITAGHCVKLGGAFHTNWVFVPGYDNGARPYGTWVATDLLTTPQWSSGEDMNFDVAAAVVAPLNGQRLTDVVGGAAVAFNQPRGRQMHAFGYPAASPYNGSRLIYCSGRVFDDYLVSTDQGLSCDMTGGSSGGGWFTGFDARTGTGSLNSVNSFKYNFAPYWMFGPYFGQEAQAVYTAAQNENAT
- the ispG gene encoding flavodoxin-dependent (E)-4-hydroxy-3-methylbut-2-enyl-diphosphate synthase, with translation MTSVDLGIPSVRSKPIAERRVSRRIMVGSVPVGGDAPVSVQSMTTTLTADINATLQQIAELTAAGCQIVRVAVPSQDDADALPAIARKSQIPVIADIHFQPKYVFAAIDAGCAAVRVNPGNIKKFDDKVGEIAKAAADAGVSIRIGVNAGSLDPRLLAKYGKATPEALVESALWECSLFEEHGFRDLKISVKHHDPVVMIQAYRLLAAKCDYPLHLGVTEAGPAFQGTIKSAVAFGALLAEGIGDTIRVSLSAPPVEEVKVGIGILESLNLRERGLEIVSCPSCGRAQVDVYTLAEQVHAGLDGLKVPLRVAVMGCVVNGPGEAREADLGVASGNGKGQIFVKGEVVKTVPESQIVETLIEEALRLAEEMGVEVDLEDEDAPGPQVVVG